A genome region from Micromonospora inyonensis includes the following:
- a CDS encoding 3-deoxy-7-phosphoheptulonate synthase: MATTDNHPVIDQRIERIVPLTTPALLLHELPLDATLTSAVIAGRRSVSRVLDRADDRLLVVVGPCSVHDPVAALEYAHLLREAAERHTDDLLVVMRVYFEKPRSTVGWKGLINDPGLDGSGDVNKGLRLARALLLDVLRLGLPVGCEFLDPITPQYIADTVAWGAIGARTVESQVHRQLASGLSMPIGMKNRPDGSIGTAVDAIRAAGVPHVFPGIDVSGTPAILHTRGNADGHLVLRGGRGVPNYDADSVAGALARLRAANLPERVVIDASHDNSGKDHRRQPVVAADVAEQLAAGQRGIVGIMLESFLKSGRQDLNPTRDLTYGQSITDACIGWQDTAEVLETLATAVRARRTQAAQNPPTPTAGRLPSPA; the protein is encoded by the coding sequence GTGGCGACCACGGACAACCATCCCGTCATCGATCAACGGATCGAACGAATCGTGCCGTTGACCACCCCGGCGCTGCTCCTCCACGAACTGCCTCTGGACGCCACCCTCACCTCGGCCGTGATCGCCGGACGACGGTCGGTCAGCCGGGTGCTGGACCGCGCCGACGACCGGCTGCTGGTCGTGGTCGGCCCGTGCTCGGTGCACGACCCGGTCGCCGCCCTGGAGTACGCCCACCTGCTCCGCGAGGCGGCCGAGCGGCACACCGACGACCTGCTGGTGGTCATGCGCGTCTACTTCGAGAAGCCGCGCTCCACGGTCGGCTGGAAGGGGCTGATCAACGACCCCGGCCTGGACGGTTCCGGTGACGTCAACAAGGGGCTGCGGCTCGCCCGCGCGCTCCTGCTCGACGTGCTCCGGCTCGGCCTCCCGGTGGGCTGCGAGTTCCTCGACCCGATCACCCCGCAGTACATCGCCGACACGGTGGCCTGGGGTGCGATCGGCGCGCGCACGGTGGAGAGCCAGGTGCACCGGCAGCTCGCCTCCGGCCTGTCCATGCCGATCGGCATGAAGAACCGGCCGGACGGCAGCATCGGCACGGCCGTGGACGCGATCCGCGCCGCCGGGGTGCCGCACGTCTTCCCGGGCATCGACGTCTCCGGCACGCCGGCCATCCTGCACACCCGGGGCAACGCCGACGGGCACCTGGTGCTGCGTGGTGGCAGGGGTGTGCCCAACTACGACGCCGACTCGGTGGCCGGCGCACTGGCCCGACTCCGCGCGGCGAACCTGCCGGAGCGGGTGGTCATCGACGCCAGCCACGACAACAGCGGCAAGGACCACCGCCGCCAGCCGGTGGTCGCGGCGGACGTGGCCGAGCAGCTCGCCGCCGGCCAGCGCGGCATCGTCGGGATCATGCTGGAGTCGTTCCTGAAGTCGGGGCGGCAGGACCTCAACCCGACCCGGGACCTGACCTACGGCCAGTCGATCACCGACGCGTGCATCGGCTGGCAGGACACCGCCGAGGTGCTGGAGACCCTGGCCACTGCCGTCCGCGCCCGTCGCACCCAGGCCGCGCAGAATCCGCCCACTCCCACCGCCGGCCGCCTCCCCTCCCCCGCCTGA
- the murQ gene encoding N-acetylmuramic acid 6-phosphate etherase, with protein sequence MTTDQVPSEVRPVVRVGAPTERRNPLSADLDLMPTRDMLTVINEADRRAPAAVAEVLDEIAAAVDLAVTALRTGRRVHYFGAGTSGRLGALDAVELIPTFNSPRHWFCAHLAGGQDAMWQAVEDAEDNHRLGSAEATECVAAGDVVVGLAASGRTPYVLGALAASRARQAATVLLCANPDADAARDVDVFIGVDTGPEVVTGSTRMKAGTAQKLVLNAFSTAVMVRLGRVYSNLMIDVVATNAKLRGRMITILVEATGCSEELCRQALNAADGDLKTALVSLVSGADVTKARAALARSGDQVRGAIALLAT encoded by the coding sequence ATGACCACCGACCAAGTGCCGTCCGAGGTCCGTCCGGTGGTCCGGGTGGGTGCGCCGACCGAACGGCGTAACCCGCTCAGCGCCGACCTCGACCTGATGCCCACCCGGGACATGCTCACGGTCATCAACGAGGCGGACCGGCGGGCACCGGCGGCCGTGGCCGAGGTGCTCGACGAGATCGCCGCTGCCGTCGACCTCGCCGTGACGGCGCTGCGGACGGGACGGCGGGTGCACTACTTCGGTGCGGGCACCTCCGGTCGCCTCGGCGCCCTCGACGCGGTCGAGCTCATCCCCACCTTCAACTCCCCGCGGCACTGGTTCTGCGCCCACCTGGCGGGCGGGCAGGACGCGATGTGGCAGGCGGTCGAGGACGCCGAGGACAACCACCGGCTCGGGTCCGCCGAGGCGACCGAGTGCGTGGCCGCCGGTGACGTCGTGGTCGGCCTGGCCGCCAGCGGACGTACGCCGTACGTTCTCGGGGCGCTGGCCGCGTCCCGGGCCCGGCAGGCCGCGACGGTGCTGCTCTGCGCCAATCCGGATGCCGACGCCGCCCGGGACGTGGACGTCTTCATCGGGGTCGACACCGGCCCCGAGGTGGTGACCGGCTCGACCCGGATGAAGGCGGGCACCGCGCAGAAGCTGGTGCTCAACGCCTTCTCCACCGCCGTCATGGTCCGGCTCGGCCGGGTCTACTCGAACCTCATGATCGACGTGGTGGCCACCAACGCCAAGCTCCGGGGTCGGATGATCACGATCCTGGTCGAGGCGACCGGGTGCAGCGAGGAACTCTGCCGGCAGGCGCTGAACGCGGCCGACGGCGACCTGAAGACCGCCCTGGTCTCCCTGGTCTCCGGTGCCGACGTGACGAAGGCGCGGGCCGCGCTCGCCCGCTCGGGCGACCAGGTACGCGGCGCGATCGCCCTGCTCGCTACCTGA
- a CDS encoding M16 family metallopeptidase translates to MSLIAERPGPGVARPYRFPTVTRRTVAGGEVVAAHLPGQNLAVALLLLDAGAGREPLGREGLGGVLAKAVEEGTAQRDATAYALAIEALGTELVIGLDWDSFQVSVQVPVDRLSAAVELLAEAVRTPRLDPADILRVRDDEATALRMDWANPGPRADAVLRADLYGVDTRHGRPMYGDPGSVAGLEVDDVRVFHSEWFLRPGTLVVAGDLERIDLDALGAAAFAGAGGGPAPQEGPLPVTVRAGRRILLVDRPGSVQSTLRLGHPSPHRAHPDHVPTTLAGTVLGGAFTSRLNHLIREVHGYTYGIRGDFATSRRFGRFAVASGVQTAVTAPALVETVGEITRTRLTGVTEEELAVARSWRAGQLSVELQSPRAIASALTTLVVHGLPDDYHARLRESLLSADVEQVSAAAAAHLHPEALTLVVEGDAAIIRDELVATGLGEVVDATL, encoded by the coding sequence ATGAGCCTGATCGCCGAACGTCCCGGTCCGGGCGTCGCCCGCCCGTACCGGTTCCCGACGGTGACCCGCCGGACGGTGGCCGGCGGGGAGGTCGTGGCCGCGCACCTGCCCGGACAGAACCTGGCCGTGGCGCTGCTGCTGCTCGACGCCGGGGCCGGTCGGGAACCGCTTGGCCGGGAAGGGCTCGGCGGCGTCCTCGCCAAGGCGGTCGAGGAGGGCACGGCGCAGCGGGACGCCACCGCGTACGCGTTGGCCATCGAGGCGCTCGGCACCGAGCTGGTGATCGGGCTGGACTGGGACTCCTTCCAGGTCAGCGTGCAGGTCCCGGTGGACCGGCTGAGCGCCGCCGTGGAGCTGCTCGCCGAGGCGGTGCGCACCCCGCGCCTCGACCCGGCCGACATCCTGCGGGTCCGCGACGACGAGGCCACCGCGCTGCGGATGGACTGGGCGAACCCGGGCCCGCGCGCCGACGCGGTGCTCCGCGCCGACCTGTACGGCGTGGACACCCGGCACGGCCGCCCGATGTACGGGGACCCGGGGTCGGTGGCCGGGCTGGAGGTGGACGACGTCCGGGTCTTCCACTCCGAGTGGTTCCTCCGGCCGGGCACCCTGGTCGTCGCCGGTGACCTGGAGCGGATCGACCTGGACGCGCTCGGCGCGGCGGCCTTCGCCGGTGCCGGCGGCGGCCCGGCCCCGCAGGAGGGACCGCTCCCGGTGACCGTGCGGGCGGGCCGGCGCATCCTGCTGGTCGACCGCCCCGGGTCGGTGCAGTCGACGCTGCGGCTCGGCCACCCCTCCCCGCACCGGGCGCACCCGGACCACGTGCCGACGACCCTCGCCGGGACGGTCCTCGGTGGCGCCTTCACCTCCCGGCTCAACCACCTGATCCGCGAGGTGCACGGCTACACGTACGGCATCCGGGGCGACTTCGCCACCTCCCGCCGGTTCGGCCGGTTCGCGGTCGCCTCGGGAGTGCAGACCGCGGTCACCGCTCCGGCACTGGTGGAGACGGTGGGGGAAATCACCCGGACCCGGCTCACCGGGGTCACCGAGGAGGAGCTGGCGGTGGCCCGTTCCTGGCGGGCGGGGCAGCTCTCGGTCGAGTTGCAGTCCCCCCGGGCGATCGCCTCGGCGCTGACCACCCTGGTGGTGCACGGGCTGCCCGACGACTACCACGCCCGGCTGCGGGAGTCGTTGCTCTCCGCCGACGTCGAGCAGGTCTCCGCGGCGGCCGCCGCGCACCTGCACCCGGAGGCGTTGACTCTCGTGGTCGAGGGCGACGCGGCGATCATCCGGGACGAGCTGGTGGCCACCGGCCTCGGCGAGGTGGTCGACGCCACGCTCTGA
- a CDS encoding M16 family metallopeptidase: MPESGYPWPIETTRLDNGLRVVVSEDRTAPAVAVNLWYDVGSRHEPAGQTGFAHLFEHLMFEGSVNVAKTEHMKLIQGAGGSLNATTNPDRTNYFETVPAEHLELAFWLEADRMGGLVPALTQETLDNQRDVVKNERRQRYENVPYGDAWLRLLPMLYPPGHPYHHATIGSMADLNAADLATFQDFHRTYYAPNNAVLTVVGDARVEEVVALAERYFGPIPPRADIPPAPDGHTVAATGEPVRETVTADVPAPRVYLAHRTHPSGSPGYDVVTVLATVLGSGRGSRLYQRLADGERIAQPDLVGAYGVDLAHAPAPLIATATARPGVTAERLEAGLAEVVDELATVPVTGTELDRAKALLTTAWWRQMSTVDGRADTLSRYATQFGDPARAADRLPAWLAVTAEQIAEVAAEVLAPRDRAVLRYLPKEGA, encoded by the coding sequence ATGCCCGAGAGCGGTTACCCCTGGCCGATCGAGACGACCCGACTGGACAACGGCCTGCGTGTGGTGGTGAGCGAGGACCGCACCGCCCCGGCGGTCGCGGTGAACCTCTGGTACGACGTCGGCTCCCGGCACGAGCCGGCGGGCCAGACCGGGTTCGCCCACCTCTTCGAACACCTGATGTTCGAGGGCTCGGTGAACGTGGCCAAGACCGAGCACATGAAGCTGATCCAGGGCGCCGGTGGTTCGCTCAACGCCACCACCAACCCGGACCGCACCAACTACTTCGAGACCGTCCCCGCCGAGCACCTGGAACTCGCGTTCTGGCTGGAGGCCGACCGGATGGGCGGCCTGGTGCCGGCGCTGACCCAGGAGACGCTGGACAACCAGCGCGACGTGGTGAAGAACGAGCGACGGCAGCGCTACGAGAACGTCCCGTACGGCGACGCGTGGCTGCGGCTGCTGCCCATGCTCTACCCGCCGGGGCACCCGTACCACCACGCCACGATCGGCTCGATGGCCGACCTGAACGCCGCCGACCTGGCCACCTTCCAGGACTTCCATCGCACCTACTACGCGCCGAACAACGCCGTGCTGACGGTGGTCGGCGACGCCCGCGTCGAGGAGGTCGTCGCGCTCGCCGAGCGGTACTTCGGGCCGATCCCGCCGCGCGCCGACATCCCGCCCGCGCCGGACGGCCACACGGTCGCCGCGACCGGGGAGCCGGTCCGGGAGACGGTCACCGCCGACGTTCCCGCGCCCCGGGTGTACCTCGCGCACCGTACCCACCCGTCCGGCAGCCCCGGGTACGACGTGGTGACCGTCCTCGCCACCGTGCTCGGCAGCGGTCGGGGCAGCCGCCTCTACCAGCGCCTGGCCGACGGGGAGCGGATCGCCCAGCCCGACCTGGTGGGCGCGTACGGGGTAGACCTGGCGCACGCGCCGGCCCCGCTGATCGCCACCGCCACCGCCCGCCCCGGCGTGACCGCCGAGCGGCTGGAGGCCGGGCTGGCCGAGGTGGTCGACGAGCTGGCCACCGTCCCGGTCACCGGCACCGAGCTGGACCGGGCCAAGGCGCTGCTCACCACGGCCTGGTGGCGGCAGATGTCCACCGTGGACGGCCGCGCCGACACGCTCAGCCGGTACGCCACCCAGTTCGGTGACCCGGCCCGTGCCGCCGACCGGCTGCCGGCCTGGCTCGCGGTCACCGCGGAGCAGATCGCCGAGGTCGCCGCCGAGGTGCTCGCGCCACGGGACCGGGCGGTCCTGCGCTACCTGCCGAAGGAGGGCGCGTGA
- a CDS encoding aspartate-semialdehyde dehydrogenase, translating into MRIGIVGATGQVGGVMRQVLAERRFPVDELRLFASARSAGRTLPWGDGEITVEDAATADYRGLDVALFSAGKGTSKELAPRVAAAGAVVIDNSSAYRMDPDVPLVVAEVNPHAATVRPKGIIANPNCTTMAAMPVLRPLHAEAELTSLVVATYQAVSGAGLAGVAELDEQVRKVAGEATGLTHDGSAVEFPAPRSFAEPIAFNVLPLAGSLVDDGSGETDEEQKLRNESRKILEIPGLKVAGTCVRVPVFTGHSLQIHARFARPITPQRARELLADAPGVALVDVPTPLRAAGQDPTYVGRIRADETVEHGLSFFCSNDNLRKGAALNAVQIAELVAAESR; encoded by the coding sequence ATGAGGATCGGCATTGTGGGGGCCACCGGCCAGGTCGGTGGCGTCATGCGGCAGGTGTTGGCGGAGCGACGTTTCCCGGTGGACGAGCTGCGGCTCTTCGCCTCGGCCCGGTCGGCGGGGCGGACCCTGCCCTGGGGCGACGGCGAGATCACCGTCGAGGACGCGGCCACCGCCGACTACCGGGGACTGGACGTCGCGCTCTTCTCGGCCGGTAAGGGCACGTCGAAGGAACTCGCTCCCCGGGTCGCCGCAGCCGGCGCCGTGGTGATCGACAACTCCTCCGCGTACCGGATGGACCCGGACGTCCCGCTGGTCGTGGCGGAGGTCAACCCGCACGCTGCCACCGTCCGTCCGAAGGGCATCATCGCCAACCCCAACTGCACCACGATGGCCGCCATGCCGGTGTTGCGTCCGCTGCACGCCGAGGCCGAGCTGACCAGCCTGGTGGTCGCCACCTACCAGGCGGTCTCCGGCGCGGGCCTGGCCGGCGTTGCGGAACTCGACGAGCAGGTCCGCAAGGTGGCCGGTGAGGCGACCGGGTTGACCCACGACGGCAGCGCCGTCGAGTTCCCCGCGCCGCGTTCCTTCGCCGAACCGATCGCCTTCAACGTGCTCCCGCTCGCCGGGTCACTCGTCGACGACGGGTCCGGCGAGACCGACGAGGAACAGAAGCTGCGCAACGAGAGCCGCAAGATCCTGGAGATCCCGGGGCTGAAGGTCGCCGGCACCTGCGTCCGGGTGCCCGTCTTCACCGGCCACTCGTTGCAGATCCACGCGCGCTTCGCCCGGCCGATCACCCCGCAGCGCGCCCGTGAGCTGCTCGCCGACGCCCCGGGCGTGGCGCTCGTCGACGTACCGACCCCGCTGCGGGCCGCTGGGCAGGACCCGACGTACGTGGGCCGGATCCGCGCCGACGAGACCGTCGAGCACGGGCTGTCGTTCTTCTGCTCTAACGACAACCTGCGCAAGGGCGCCGCGCTCAACGCCGTCCAGATCGCCGAGCTGGTCGCCGCCGAGAGCCGCTGA
- a CDS encoding sigma-70 family RNA polymerase sigma factor produces MARNRATGASEGTVGNVDKNIGMRTDEVAEERDLVGVYLHEISRTPLLDAAREVELSKAIEAGLYAEHLLGEDLVPEGVDRDELERLVVEGERAKDLFIRANLRLVVSIARRYVRSGMPMLDLIQEGNTGLVRAVEKFDYERGYKFSTYATWWIRQAISRAIAQQERTVRLPVHLVEDVNRMRNVARQLTRELGSDPDPEQVANALGVTVERVNELIRWSQDTVSLDTPVGDDGDTNLGDLVADSDAPSPEEIVLTGLERQRIEGLLNHLDDRSAGIMRARYGLEDGREHSLTEVASRFSLSRERIRQLEIQALGRLRELARAEGLRAA; encoded by the coding sequence ATGGCAAGGAACCGGGCGACCGGCGCGAGCGAGGGGACCGTGGGCAACGTGGACAAGAACATCGGCATGCGAACCGACGAGGTTGCCGAGGAGCGCGACCTGGTCGGTGTCTACCTTCACGAGATCTCCCGGACGCCGCTGCTGGACGCCGCCCGTGAGGTCGAACTCTCCAAGGCGATCGAGGCGGGCCTCTACGCCGAGCACCTGCTCGGCGAGGATCTGGTCCCCGAGGGCGTCGACCGGGACGAGTTGGAGCGGCTGGTCGTCGAGGGAGAGCGGGCCAAGGACCTGTTCATCCGGGCGAACCTGCGGCTGGTCGTGTCGATCGCCCGCCGCTACGTCCGCTCCGGGATGCCCATGCTGGACCTGATCCAGGAGGGCAACACCGGTCTGGTCCGCGCGGTCGAGAAGTTCGACTACGAGCGGGGCTACAAGTTCTCGACCTACGCGACCTGGTGGATCCGTCAGGCGATCAGCCGGGCGATCGCCCAGCAGGAGCGCACCGTACGGCTGCCGGTGCACCTGGTCGAGGACGTCAACCGGATGCGCAACGTGGCCCGTCAGCTCACCCGCGAACTGGGTAGCGACCCGGATCCGGAGCAGGTCGCGAACGCGCTCGGCGTCACCGTCGAGCGGGTCAACGAGCTGATCCGCTGGTCGCAGGACACCGTCTCGTTGGACACCCCCGTCGGGGACGACGGCGACACCAACCTGGGTGACCTGGTGGCCGACAGCGACGCCCCCTCGCCGGAGGAGATCGTCCTCACCGGCCTGGAGCGGCAGCGCATCGAGGGCCTGCTCAACCACCTCGACGACCGGTCCGCCGGCATCATGCGGGCCCGGTACGGCCTGGAGGACGGGCGGGAGCACTCACTGACCGAGGTCGCGTCGCGCTTCTCGCTCTCCCGGGAGCGGATCCGGCAGCTGGAGATCCAGGCGCTCGGCCGGCTGCGTGAGCTGGCCCGGGCGGAGGGGCTGCGGGCGGCCTGA
- a CDS encoding PPOX class F420-dependent oxidoreductase: protein MTDAEREEKLIDIIATHSLGVLATIRRDGSPQQSTVVYSFDREERLIRVSVTGSRAKTANLRRDPRASFHVSSGDGWTYTAAQVRGELTPVATDPHDEVVEELVGLYRAVRGEHPDWDDYRRAMVQQGRMVLRLRVERVVGIPAGD, encoded by the coding sequence GTGACGGACGCCGAGCGCGAGGAGAAGCTGATCGACATCATCGCCACCCACTCGCTGGGGGTGCTGGCCACGATCCGGCGGGACGGCAGTCCCCAGCAGTCCACCGTGGTGTACAGCTTCGACCGGGAGGAGCGCCTGATCCGGGTCTCGGTGACCGGGAGCCGGGCCAAGACGGCCAACCTGCGCCGCGATCCCCGGGCCAGCTTCCACGTCAGTAGCGGGGACGGCTGGACGTACACCGCGGCCCAGGTCCGGGGCGAGTTGACCCCGGTGGCCACCGATCCGCACGACGAGGTGGTCGAGGAACTGGTTGGGCTCTACCGTGCGGTGCGCGGCGAGCACCCGGACTGGGACGACTACCGGCGGGCCATGGTCCAGCAGGGCCGGATGGTGCTGCGGCTGCGCGTCGAGCGGGTCGTCGGCATCCCCGCCGGGGACTGA
- a CDS encoding C40 family peptidase, whose protein sequence is MSSSLRILLRSLVIGGLIAVLLAPASVVRAEPTPAELTRRIDRVSTELERVVESWNKLNEDIKANRAAVAKLTARIGPLERQVAQGRSDVDRYAVTAYKTGGLGTAEVLLRTGDRSALLTRLGTLDQVTRRREQQVAGLGADRRKLVDAKTKLEATLARQAAQSRELAAGKKRIERDLSRLYELRRQAYGAATEKPTRPATRPKSPSVSGRAGIAVRYAYGALGKPYRWGAEGPNGYDCSGLTLAAWRAAGKSLPHNAAMQWRATARVGRADLRPGDLVFYRGLGHVALYVGGGKVIHAPTFGRNVEIRDVDLMPPYGYGRVR, encoded by the coding sequence GTGTCGTCGTCGCTTCGGATCCTGCTGCGCTCACTGGTGATCGGTGGTCTGATCGCCGTCCTGCTCGCCCCGGCCTCGGTGGTGCGGGCGGAGCCGACACCGGCCGAGTTGACCCGACGGATCGACCGTGTCTCGACCGAGCTGGAACGGGTCGTCGAGTCCTGGAACAAGCTCAACGAGGACATCAAGGCCAACCGGGCGGCGGTGGCGAAGCTGACGGCCAGGATCGGGCCGTTGGAGCGGCAGGTGGCGCAGGGCCGCTCCGACGTGGACCGGTATGCGGTGACCGCGTACAAGACCGGCGGGCTGGGCACCGCCGAGGTGCTGTTGCGCACCGGTGACCGGTCCGCCCTGCTCACCCGGCTGGGCACCCTCGACCAGGTCACCCGACGCCGGGAGCAGCAGGTCGCCGGCCTCGGCGCGGACCGCCGCAAGCTGGTCGACGCCAAGACGAAGCTGGAGGCCACCCTGGCCCGGCAGGCCGCCCAGTCGCGGGAGCTGGCCGCCGGGAAGAAGCGGATCGAGCGTGACCTGAGCCGCCTCTACGAGCTGCGCCGGCAGGCGTACGGGGCGGCCACGGAGAAGCCCACCCGCCCGGCCACCCGGCCGAAGTCGCCGTCCGTCTCCGGCCGGGCCGGCATCGCCGTCCGCTACGCCTACGGCGCGCTCGGCAAGCCGTACCGGTGGGGTGCCGAGGGCCCGAACGGATACGACTGTTCCGGGCTGACCCTGGCCGCGTGGCGGGCGGCCGGGAAGTCCCTGCCGCACAACGCGGCGATGCAGTGGAGAGCCACCGCTCGGGTCGGCCGCGCCGACCTGCGCCCCGGTGACCTCGTCTTCTACCGAGGGCTCGGGCACGTGGCGCTCTACGTCGGGGGCGGGAAGGTGATCCACGCCCCGACCTTCGGCCGCAACGTCGAGATCCGGGACGTCGACCTGATGCCCCCGTACGGATACGGCCGGGTGCGCTGA
- a CDS encoding DUF6158 family protein, whose amino-acid sequence MTGSVRQDGFPRHAAADASPEQRLPEWDGDHLHDMTATDAGPDAELLGVDPAELGDEDLIREMHSLHRTRLDTLRHAADSALATHLRRTAELETEYLARHPGREVDPSRLRDA is encoded by the coding sequence ATGACCGGATCGGTACGACAGGACGGGTTCCCGCGGCACGCCGCGGCCGACGCCAGCCCGGAGCAGCGGCTTCCGGAGTGGGACGGCGACCACCTGCACGACATGACCGCCACCGACGCGGGCCCCGACGCCGAGCTGCTCGGGGTCGATCCCGCCGAACTGGGTGACGAGGACCTGATCCGCGAGATGCACAGTCTGCACCGCACCCGACTGGACACCCTGCGGCACGCGGCGGACTCCGCGCTCGCCACCCATCTGCGGCGTACCGCCGAACTGGAGACGGAGTACCTGGCGCGTCACCCCGGCCGCGAGGTCGACCCGAGCCGGCTGCGGGACGCCTGA
- a CDS encoding DUF1360 domain-containing protein, giving the protein MTQSGLKDRVARLRRAYAPDEHRPLGGYLVAMGTYAGVAGALAALVRATGRPVPERPAPADVVLLSIATHKLSRLLSKDAVTSPLRAPFTRYDRPSGSGEVMEQVRDSGSSTRHAIGELLSCPFCLAVWVATGLTGGLVLAPRLTRLVATALTAVAASDFLQMAYAVSQQAAEGGGRDD; this is encoded by the coding sequence GTGACGCAGAGCGGCCTGAAGGACAGGGTGGCACGGCTGCGCCGGGCGTACGCGCCGGACGAACACCGGCCGCTGGGCGGTTACCTGGTGGCGATGGGCACCTACGCCGGGGTCGCCGGGGCGCTCGCCGCCCTGGTCAGGGCCACCGGGCGACCGGTGCCGGAGCGGCCCGCGCCGGCCGACGTGGTGCTGCTGAGCATCGCCACCCACAAGTTGAGTCGGCTGCTCTCCAAGGACGCGGTGACCAGCCCGCTGCGGGCCCCGTTCACCCGCTACGACCGGCCGAGTGGCAGCGGCGAGGTGATGGAGCAGGTCCGCGACTCCGGCAGCTCGACCCGGCACGCGATCGGCGAGCTGCTGAGCTGCCCGTTCTGCCTGGCGGTGTGGGTGGCCACCGGACTCACCGGCGGGCTCGTGCTCGCGCCCCGGCTGACCCGACTGGTCGCCACCGCGTTGACCGCGGTCGCCGCCTCGGACTTTCTCCAGATGGCGTACGCGGTCTCGCAGCAGGCGGCCGAAGGCGGCGGACGGGACGACTGA
- a CDS encoding DUF3817 domain-containing protein — MGAALTRYRVIAWIVGVVLILLVVIGMPLKYGFDDPIVVETIGPAHGFLYMVYLAAAFDLARRADWSLKRMALVMLAGTVPFVSFYAERRVSRWMTAAPRSPQPADLPLAR; from the coding sequence GTGGGTGCAGCCCTTACCCGGTACCGCGTGATCGCCTGGATCGTGGGCGTGGTGCTGATCCTGCTCGTGGTGATCGGTATGCCGCTGAAGTACGGCTTCGACGACCCGATCGTGGTCGAGACGATCGGTCCGGCGCACGGCTTCCTCTACATGGTCTACCTGGCCGCCGCGTTCGACCTGGCCCGTCGGGCGGACTGGTCGCTGAAGCGGATGGCGTTGGTGATGCTCGCCGGCACCGTGCCGTTCGTCTCCTTCTACGCCGAGCGGCGGGTCAGCCGCTGGATGACCGCAGCCCCGCGCAGCCCGCAGCCGGCTGACCTCCCCCTCGCGCGGTAG
- a CDS encoding phosphodiesterase has product MSVLSAAERLAAALARWRGARLLHPAGRTFSGKVTIGGAVAPVSGVALLDRPGRYPATIRFSRGVPTPAGWPDVLGLAVRIHLGADRQPFDLLVSSSGTAPVLRQLPLPRRRVVGGYSTIMPYRSGRGRLWLGVLPDRSAVDLGRGLDEVAAATRRDTPRLVLAVASAVGPWRPFGVVCVDEPLDCATDAALAFDPVGNLPAGLWAAAGPVARLRDRTYRGSRRARGASARSAGPAAASAVQSGGSTDQSGGSTATTV; this is encoded by the coding sequence ATGTCCGTCCTGTCCGCCGCCGAACGCCTGGCCGCCGCCCTCGCCCGCTGGCGGGGCGCCCGCCTGCTGCATCCCGCCGGTCGCACCTTCTCCGGGAAGGTGACGATCGGGGGTGCGGTCGCTCCGGTCAGCGGGGTGGCGCTGCTGGACCGGCCGGGTCGGTATCCCGCGACGATCCGGTTCTCCCGGGGGGTGCCCACCCCGGCGGGCTGGCCGGACGTGCTCGGCCTGGCGGTACGGATCCACCTCGGGGCGGACCGGCAGCCGTTCGACCTGCTGGTGAGTTCGAGTGGCACCGCGCCGGTGCTCCGGCAGCTTCCGCTGCCCCGGCGGCGTGTCGTCGGCGGGTACAGCACGATCATGCCGTACCGGTCCGGCCGGGGACGGCTCTGGCTGGGCGTACTGCCCGACCGGAGTGCGGTGGACCTGGGGCGTGGCCTCGACGAGGTGGCTGCCGCGACCCGGCGGGACACCCCGCGCCTGGTGCTCGCGGTCGCGTCCGCCGTCGGGCCGTGGCGGCCGTTCGGGGTGGTGTGCGTCGATGAGCCGCTGGACTGCGCGACCGACGCCGCGCTCGCCTTCGACCCGGTCGGGAACCTGCCGGCGGGCCTGTGGGCGGCGGCCGGGCCGGTCGCCCGGCTGCGGGACCGGACCTACCGGGGCTCACGCCGGGCCCGGGGCGCCTCCGCCCGGTCCGCCGGCCCCGCCGCCGCGTCGGCCGTACAGTCCGGCGGCTCGACGGATCAGTCCGGCGGCTCGACCGCGACCACCGTCTGA